Below is a window of Chloroflexia bacterium SDU3-3 DNA.
AACTCGTCGCCGAACTGGGCCAGCTCGTCGTAGGCGCGGGTCATCACCGTGCGCAGGCGCGGGGCGATGACAATCTGCACGTTCCCGCCGCTCTGGCGCGGGAAGCGGTTAATCTCCTGCCGGATCTGCTGGGCCAGCGCGCCCACGGCCACGTTCATCTTGGCCAGCACCTGGGGCACCACACCCTCGCCCTGCTCCAGCAGGGCCAGCAGCAGGTGCTCTGGCTCGATCTGGCTGTTGCCGTTGCGCTCGGCCAGGGTCTGCGCCGCCAGCACCGCCGCCTGGGATTTCTCCGTCAATCGGTTTGTGTTAAACGACATAGCTCTTGCTACCTCCTGAAAATGTCTGGTACAAGCATACACGTTTTGCGGCGATTCGGCGCTAGAGCAGTGTTATAGTTTTGTTAGTTTTGATGCTGGCGGCAGCGGTGTTTTATGCCGATAGAGACACTAATCGCTGTGGAAAAAGAAGCGTGAACGACAGCAGCCCCGGCATGGCCGAGGCTGCTGGAACGTACTGCTAGGTTGTGGGTCGATTCGTAGCCCGCCGCCCAACGGGCGTGATGTGGTGGTGGGGTGAGACCGGTGTGCTAGGATGCTGCTGCGATGGCCGGGACAACATGCCGCGCTGCTGCTGGGATGGTGTTGGTTGTAGCGAGAGTGTCGGCTGCGATGAAGCTGCGGCGTGTGCCCGGTTGGTACGACGACGGTAGCGTGCGAACAATGCAACAGAAGACAAGAGCTTGCTGTACCGACGATAGTGGTGTGATGTAGGGCTCGGATGGGTGTACGATGCTCGGACGAGTGTGCGATGCCGGTCGGGTGGCGGACGGGCTAGGAATCGGCAGAGCGGGTGGTGAAGTGTTGGGTTGGGTGATTGCTGCTGCACCGATAGAGTACCATTGCCGGGCATGATTGCATACGGGGCAATGGTACATCCTTCACCTAACCTCTAGTACTAATTCGTTTGGGCGTGAAAGTACTATCTTTTATTAACTTTTGAAATGGTACCGCTGCTCGTTTGGTGGAATGAGCCAGATCAGGCTTTGCCACGCGCCGCGCTCACGAAGGCCTTTACGCGCGCAAGGCTCACCGGGTTCTCGCACACGCCATCATCTTTGATCGACGACCCCACGATCGTACCATCGGCCACCTCCATAAACGCCGCGATGTTGCTTTCGCTGGTACCGCTTCCAAGCAGCACCGGGCGGTCGCCCGCCATGGCTTTGGCCTCGCGCACCTTCTGCAGGTTGGGCGCGTCGCCGGTCATCCGCCCCGAGATGATCAGCGCGTCGGCCCCGAAAAAGCGCGTCCACTCGATGTGCGTGGCCAGATCGATGCCGGGGAAGCGCACCGAGTGCTTCTTGTCCACATCGGCGAAGATCTTGATGTGCTCGGCGTGCAGATCCTTGCGGCGGCGCATCAGGTCGGCGGCGCAGCCCTCGTCGATCTCGCCCGCATCCCACACGCCTGCGCCGGTGAACATGCACACGCGGATGAACTCGGCCCCCGAGGCCAGCGCGATGCCCAGCAGCGACACGCCGCCGTTGTGCACCAGGTTGATGCCCATGGGCAGCTGGGGCAGCTCGCGCTTCACGGCGGCGGCCACCACCGCGTGCGATGCGATGCTCTCGGGCTGGATGTGCGGCCCAGCGCGGAACGGGATGTCCCACATATTCTCGACGATGATGCCATCCACGCCGCCCTCGGCCAGGGCGTGCGCGTCGCGCAGGGCGTTGTCGATGATAGTGGGCATGCCGTAGCCAGTGTAGCCCGGCGCGCCCGGCAGCGGCCAGCAGTGCACCATGCCGATGATCGGCTTGGGCGTGCCGAAGATCTCGGCCAGATCTTTGAGCTGGAGCGCATCCATGCGCTGCTTCCACGGGGGTGTCATGGTCATTCTCCTTGTTCTATGGCCTGAAGCCGCAGCACGTGCGGCCCATCTAGGCGCTCCGGCTCGGCGGGGGCATGGGTGAAGGGCAGCCGCTCGCCAGTGCGCTGGTCGTAGAGGCCCATGAGCAGGGCGTAGCTGCCCTTGGGCAGCCCTGGCGGCAGACCCAGCCCGATGGGCACGGCCACCTGCCGCCCCGGCTGCCACGTGCGGGTGCCGGGGTCTTCGCCGCCGCCCAGCGCCACATCGGCCTGAGCCACGCGTGCGCCGCTGGCGTCGATCAGGTGGAAGAACACGCTGTAGTCGGCGCTGGGCTGGGCGCGCACATCCCACGCGAGCGTGATGATCAGCTGGCCTTGGCTCTGCGCTACGCTGTAGCCGTGCAGCCACAGCTCGTCGCCAAAATGGGCGGGCAGCGCGTGGTCGTAGGGGCGCGGTACCTGGTAGATGGTGGCGTAGGTGATGCCATTGATCACGATCTGCTGCAGCGGCACGCCCTGCTGGATCTTGGCGTAGAGCGGCGGGTCGGCGGCGCGCTGCAGCGACTCGTGGTAGACCACGGCGTAGCTGGCGCGGTCGCTGCCGTAGCGCTCGATCGGGCGGATGGGCGCGCTGAGGAAGGGCCGCAGCGTCGCGCCCAGGGTGGAGAGCACCGGCTCATTGCCGGGGTTGGGCTGCGCGTTCAGGTAGCTGGCCACCTGCTCCATGCCCTCGCCCCAGCCGATCAGCAGATTGCGCTGGGCCGCCGCGCCGCCGCCCAAGAGCGGGTTGTAGTAGCTCAGGAAGTAGGGCCGGATCTGCCAGAGCTGGGCGGCATCCACCGCCAGCAGGGCCATCAGGCACACCCCGGCCACTCGGCTAGCCACGGCCAGCCTACCGCGCAGCCGCAGCGCCAGCGCGTGCAGGCTGGCCAGCCCGGCGGCGGCTAGCACCAGCAGCGCTGGCCAGGTGGGCAGGGTGTAGCGGTCGAACTTCTTCGGCCCTGCCGTCATAACGGCCGTCCAGAACAGCACGAAGGTCAGCAGCACCAGCAGCGGGCGGCGCTGCCGTGGCTCGGCCAGGGCTAGGCCCAGCGGCGCCAGCGCCAGCCCCGCCAGCATGGCCGGGGTGGTGTGGAAGGCCCCCGCCACTAGGTAGAATAGCGGGCCGGGGTCGGCGATCGCCTGCCCCATGAAGAACTGCCCGTCGCCGTTGGCCCTGGCCCCGTTGTCGCGGATCTCGGCCCAGTAGTTGTTGAGGATCCACACCGGCTGCACCCACAGCGCGGGCCACAGCGCCACCACCACCAGCGCGGCCACGCCCAGCCAGATCAGGTAGCGGCGCACCACCTGCCAGGCCAGCGCCGCCACATTGGGCCGCGCCCCGCCGCGAACGTCGGCCAGCAGCTGCTGGGCGGCGGGCGCGCACATGGCCAGCCCCACGAACGGCAGCAGGATGAGCGCGGGCCCCTTGGTGAGCAGCGCCAGCCCCGCGCACACCCCCGACCCCACCAGCCAGCGCCAGCCGCCCTCCTGCATGTCCACCAGCAGGAACAGCACGCACAGCGTGGCGAAGCTGGTGAGCAGCGCATCCAGGTGCAGCAGCCGCCCGTGGGCGATCAGGTAGGGCGAGAGCGCGATCAGCAGCGAGGCCAGCATGGCGGCGAGCGGGCTGACCAGGCGGCGCAGCAGCATGTAGACCAGCGGCACCAGCAGGGCCTCCAGCAGCGCGTGGGGCGCGCGCAGCCATGCCAGGTGCTGCGCCTCGCTGGGCGGCTGCGCCCAGCCCTGGCCCACGGCCAGCTGCTCGGCCCAGGTGCCCAGTGTGCCCAGCCACATAATGGTCACGCCGGGGTGGCCAGTCTGCGAGGTTTTGAAGAGGTTGCCGGTGGCTAGGGCCTTGCTGAACCCGGCCACGCGGTCGATCCAGTGGTAGGCCTCGTCGGTGGTGAAGAAGTCGGTGAGGTCGGTCATCCGTGGCAGCAGCGCTACTGCGCCGACCAGCCATGCCCATATCAGCGGCACGCGCGCCGCCGCCTTTCGAACCATGCGGGACTCCTGATCGCAGCTGGGGGCTACGCGGGCACCCCCAGCTCCAGCTTCGTCGCGGCCACGAACGACTCCAGCGCCGCCCGGTCGGGCAGCGATGTGGCCGCGCCCGCCCGCGCTGCCGCGTAGGCCCCCGCCGCATTGGCGATCAGCGCGCAGTGCTGGGGCGGGCAGCCCTTCATCATGGCCCACAGGAAGGCGGCCACAAAGGCATCGCCGCAGCCGTTGGTGTCCACCACCTGGGTGGGGAAGGCCTCGGCGCGGATGCTGCCCTGGGCTGTGCGCACCTCGCAGCCCTCGCCGCCCAGCTTGACCACGGCCATCGCGCCGGGGGCCAGCTCGTGCGCGCCCAGCTCGGCCAGCTCGTGGCGGTTGCCGAACAGCACGCGGATGCTCGGCATCAGCGTGCGCACCAGCGCGGCGTGCTCGCGCACCAGCGGCAGGCATAGGTCGAGCGATACAGGGATACCCTGGGCCGACGCATCGGCGATCGCGCCCAGCGCCGCATCGCGCTGCGGGCTGGTGAGCAGCGCGTGGCCGCCCACGTGCAGCCAGCGGGCCTGCGCGAAGGCCTCGCGGCTGGGCTGGGTGAGCGCGATATTCGCGCCGCGAAAGCTGAGGAAGGTGCGCTCGCCAGCGGGCGAGACCACCGCGATGCATGTGCCGGTGGCCGACTGCTCGTCGTGCTGGATGTGGCGCAGATCGACGCCCGCCGACTGGGCCGCGCCCAGCGCGATGCTGGCTGCCGGGTCGCCGCCCACGCGGGCCACCAGCCGCGCCGGTGCGCCCAGCAGCGCCAGCCCGGTGGCCACATTTGTGGCCGATCCGCCGCTGGCCCAGTGCAGCCGGGCGATTGGCAGGTCGTCGCCTTCGGTGGGGAAAGATGGCGCGGGGGCAATAATGTCGGCGTTGGCATCGCCCAGAACAAGGAAATAGGAAGGATCAGACGTGGATTGCATAGCGTGGTTCTTCTTGGATCCAAGCCAGTGGTTGGGTTGTTGGGCGAATGGTCGGTCAGGTGCCTTTGGTCACGGGCTTAACAAAGTTTTTGGAGACCCAGCCCTCGATCTCGCGGTCGTCGACACGGGTGCGCACGTGCAGCCAGGTCACCCCGTCGGCCTCGCGCGGGTTGTCCAGGTTGCGCAGCATAGTTCCGTTGGGCAGCAGCCCGATGACGTTGGTGGTGATGCCGGGGTTATCGCGCAAATTTAGCCCCTCATCCGGCACGCCGCTCACCACATACACATCCTCGCCGCCGCTGGGCACGCCCGTCAGCCACTCGGGCAGGTAGCTGGGGATGGATGCGCTGGGCAGCGATAGGCGCGGCAGCTGCACCCCCGAGAGCTGCTCGATCGCGAAGCTGGCCAGGCTGTAGCCCACCAGCACGGCTATGGCTATGAGGCCGATCACCAGCGCTAGCCCGGTCATCGAGCGCCTGCGGCTCTGGCGGAATGCGGGCGGCAGCATCGACGCGAGATCGTTCTCTTCCATGGCATCCGCAGCCTGGGGGATGGTGGAGGATGTCGATAGGGGCGGCTGGCTGGCCACCATCGCGGGGATGGTGGATGCGGCCACCCGTGTCACGCGCTCGCGCAGGCCGGGGCGCTGCACTGGCGCGTTGGCCAGCCGCTTGGTCTCGCTGTTCAGCGTGCGCCACAGGTCATCCACCGCGCGTCCGAACGAGGCCGCGTCGGGGTAGCGCTGCTCGGGGCGGCGGGCGGTGGCCTTGGCGATGATCTGCTCCAGCGGGATGACGCGCAGCGCTGGCCGCACCTCGGCGATGGTCGGGATCTGGGTGGTGGTGTGGGCCTCGGCCACCACGCGCGGGTCTTGGCCGGTGAACACCCGCTGGCCGCTCAGCATTTCCAGCAGCAACAGGCCCAGCGCGTAGACCGCGCTGGCCGATGTGGCGGGCATGCCCTCGGTGCGCTCGGGCGGGCGGTAGGCGGCCAGATCCAGCGCCACCTCGTTCGGCGGGGTCTGCCAGCTCTCCACCAGCTCCACGTGGCCGTCGTCGATCAGGATGACGTTGCGCGACGAGATTGGCGGGTGGGCTACGCCAGCGGCCTGGGCGGTGGCTACTGCGCCCACCAGCTGGCGCAGGTAGAGCAGCGCCTCCTCCAGCGAGAGCGGGCCGAGGTCGCGGATGGCGCGCCCCGCGATGTGCTCGGTGACCATGAACGGCCTGCCCGACACATCGCCGCTGTCGTACAGCTCCAGCAGCGACTGGTGCGAGCGCTTGGCGCTGGCCTGCACCTCCTGGATGAAGCGCTGGCGCAGCGGCTCCTGCCCCACCAGATCTTTGCGCAGCATATGCACTAGCACAGGCCGGTGCAGCCGCTCGTCGAAGGCGCGGTACACCACGGCCAGCCGGTTGGCCCCCAGCCGCTCCTCGATCCGGTAGCGCTCGCAGAGCACGTATGCGGTTGTGGGCGTTGCCTGAGTCATATCGCTTGCGCCGTATTGGCCGCGTGGCCGCTGTTTTCTATAGGTGTGAGCCGTGTGTGGGATTATAGCACGGTTGCGAGAGGCGGTGCAAAGCCATGGGCTGGGCCGACCAGACAACGCTGCAAGCATTGCCTACGGTCGGCCCGCATGGTGGCGTGAAGATAGCGCCAGCGCCGAGATTAGTGCAAAATCTTGCTGAGGAACAGCTTGGTGCGCTCGTGCTGGGGCTGCTCGAAGACCTGCTGTGGCGTGCCGGTCTCCACGATCCGCCCGTGGTCCATAAACACCACGCGGTTGGCGGCGGCGCGGGCGAAGCCCATCTCGTGCGAGACGATCGCCATCGTCATGCCCTCCTGGGCCAGGGCCAGCATCACATCCAGCACCTCTTTGATCATCTCGGGGTCAAGGGCGGATGTCGGCTCGTCGAACAGCATCACCCTGGGCTGCATGGCCAAGGCCCGCGCGATCGCCACGCGCTGCTGCTGCCCGCCCGAGAGCTGCGCGGGGTAGCTGCCCGCCTTCGCCGCGATCCCCACCTTGTCCAGCAGGCGGCGCGCGGTGGCCTCACAGTCGGCGTCGCTGCGGCTCGACACGATCTTGGGGGCCAGCATGATGTTCTGCAGCACCGTCAGGTGCGGGAACAGCTCGAAGCGCTGGAACACCATGCCCATGTGCTCGCGCACCCGGTTGATGTTGGTGCCGCGCTGGCCCAGCGTCACGCCGCCCACCCGCACGCTGCCGCTGTCGGGCTGCTCCAGGTAGTTCATGCAGCGCAGCAGGGTCGATTTGCCCGAGCCAGATGGCCCGATGATCATCAGCACCTCGCCCACGTGCAGGTCGAGGCTCACATCATCCAGCGCGCGCACGCTCTTGTAGTGCTTGCTCAGGTTGCGCAGCTCCACAATCGGCTCGCCGCGCTGGGCGGAAGCTGGGTTAGCGTCGGTCACGGTTGATCCTCCCCTCCATCCAGCGCACAACCAGCGACAGCAGCAGGGTCATGGCGAGGTACAGAAATGCGGCGGCGTTAAACGCGCGGAAGTTGTCGAAGGTGCGCGAGCCTTCGATCTGCATCAGCTTGGTCAGCTCCTGCACGGCGATGGCCGACGCCAGCGACGAGTCCTTGAGCATGGCCACAAAATCGTTGCCCAGCGCGGGCAGGGCGCGGCGGAAGGCCTGGGGCAGGATGATGTGGCGCATGGCCTGGAAGTGGCTCATGCCCAGCGAGCGGGCGGCCTCGCCCTGGCCACGGTCGAGCGACTCGATGGCCCCACGGAACACCTCGGCGATGTATGCGCCGTAGCCCGCCGCCAGGCCCATGATCGCCGAGAGCACCGCGTTGCGC
It encodes the following:
- a CDS encoding SH3 domain-containing protein, with the protein product MTQATPTTAYVLCERYRIEERLGANRLAVVYRAFDERLHRPVLVHMLRKDLVGQEPLRQRFIQEVQASAKRSHQSLLELYDSGDVSGRPFMVTEHIAGRAIRDLGPLSLEEALLYLRQLVGAVATAQAAGVAHPPISSRNVILIDDGHVELVESWQTPPNEVALDLAAYRPPERTEGMPATSASAVYALGLLLLEMLSGQRVFTGQDPRVVAEAHTTTQIPTIAEVRPALRVIPLEQIIAKATARRPEQRYPDAASFGRAVDDLWRTLNSETKRLANAPVQRPGLRERVTRVAASTIPAMVASQPPLSTSSTIPQAADAMEENDLASMLPPAFRQSRRRSMTGLALVIGLIAIAVLVGYSLASFAIEQLSGVQLPRLSLPSASIPSYLPEWLTGVPSGGEDVYVVSGVPDEGLNLRDNPGITTNVIGLLPNGTMLRNLDNPREADGVTWLHVRTRVDDREIEGWVSKNFVKPVTKGT
- a CDS encoding BtpA/SgcQ family protein, whose protein sequence is MTPPWKQRMDALQLKDLAEIFGTPKPIIGMVHCWPLPGAPGYTGYGMPTIIDNALRDAHALAEGGVDGIIVENMWDIPFRAGPHIQPESIASHAVVAAAVKRELPQLPMGINLVHNGGVSLLGIALASGAEFIRVCMFTGAGVWDAGEIDEGCAADLMRRRKDLHAEHIKIFADVDKKHSVRFPGIDLATHIEWTRFFGADALIISGRMTGDAPNLQKVREAKAMAGDRPVLLGSGTSESNIAAFMEVADGTIVGSSIKDDGVCENPVSLARVKAFVSAARGKA
- a CDS encoding carbohydrate kinase family protein is translated as MQSTSDPSYFLVLGDANADIIAPAPSFPTEGDDLPIARLHWASGGSATNVATGLALLGAPARLVARVGGDPAASIALGAAQSAGVDLRHIQHDEQSATGTCIAVVSPAGERTFLSFRGANIALTQPSREAFAQARWLHVGGHALLTSPQRDAALGAIADASAQGIPVSLDLCLPLVREHAALVRTLMPSIRVLFGNRHELAELGAHELAPGAMAVVKLGGEGCEVRTAQGSIRAEAFPTQVVDTNGCGDAFVAAFLWAMMKGCPPQHCALIANAAGAYAAARAGAATSLPDRAALESFVAATKLELGVPA
- a CDS encoding amino acid ABC transporter permease, whose translation is MTNVDSSIPTRGPGIWPGSLLRRVPWWLLIILAAGFMVLYSMVQEEKYVNTLSYLLRGVGTTIVITLAAYSIALVLGLLAGLGRISQNAVIYTIATLYVEVMRGLPMLIIIIYMQFIVAPALGTQRNAVLSAIMGLAAGYGAYIAEVFRGAIESLDRGQGEAARSLGMSHFQAMRHIILPQAFRRALPALGNDFVAMLKDSSLASAIAVQELTKLMQIEGSRTFDNFRAFNAAAFLYLAMTLLLSLVVRWMEGRINRDRR
- a CDS encoding phospholipid carrier-dependent glycosyltransferase — translated: MVRKAAARVPLIWAWLVGAVALLPRMTDLTDFFTTDEAYHWIDRVAGFSKALATGNLFKTSQTGHPGVTIMWLGTLGTWAEQLAVGQGWAQPPSEAQHLAWLRAPHALLEALLVPLVYMLLRRLVSPLAAMLASLLIALSPYLIAHGRLLHLDALLTSFATLCVLFLLVDMQEGGWRWLVGSGVCAGLALLTKGPALILLPFVGLAMCAPAAQQLLADVRGGARPNVAALAWQVVRRYLIWLGVAALVVVALWPALWVQPVWILNNYWAEIRDNGARANGDGQFFMGQAIADPGPLFYLVAGAFHTTPAMLAGLALAPLGLALAEPRQRRPLLVLLTFVLFWTAVMTAGPKKFDRYTLPTWPALLVLAAAGLASLHALALRLRGRLAVASRVAGVCLMALLAVDAAQLWQIRPYFLSYYNPLLGGGAAAQRNLLIGWGEGMEQVASYLNAQPNPGNEPVLSTLGATLRPFLSAPIRPIERYGSDRASYAVVYHESLQRAADPPLYAKIQQGVPLQQIVINGITYATIYQVPRPYDHALPAHFGDELWLHGYSVAQSQGQLIITLAWDVRAQPSADYSVFFHLIDASGARVAQADVALGGGEDPGTRTWQPGRQVAVPIGLGLPPGLPKGSYALLMGLYDQRTGERLPFTHAPAEPERLDGPHVLRLQAIEQGE
- a CDS encoding amino acid ABC transporter ATP-binding protein, translating into MVELRNLSKHYKSVRALDDVSLDLHVGEVLMIIGPSGSGKSTLLRCMNYLEQPDSGSVRVGGVTLGQRGTNINRVREHMGMVFQRFELFPHLTVLQNIMLAPKIVSSRSDADCEATARRLLDKVGIAAKAGSYPAQLSGGQQQRVAIARALAMQPRVMLFDEPTSALDPEMIKEVLDVMLALAQEGMTMAIVSHEMGFARAAANRVVFMDHGRIVETGTPQQVFEQPQHERTKLFLSKILH